Part of the Paludisphaera borealis genome, CTGGACGGTCGCCTTGATCTGCCTGGCCGAACAGACGGTGACGACCCCGGCCTTCGACGCCGCCGCCAACCGGGCGAAGATCGCCGGCGTCGCCGGCCAGGTGGCGCCGACCGCCGCGGCCTTCTATTACAAGCCGTGCGAGGACGAGCCGTTCGTGCATTACGGGCTCGACGCCATGTGGGCGTCACTGGCCGTCGGCGTCCCGACCATCAACGGCTACACGGGATATTACCCGTCCGCATGGTACGGCTTCCTGCTGGCGGATTCGGAGGTCGGCCTTCCTTTGAAAGTCCTGCTGGAGCGATGGGAAGCCGATCACGGCCTTCGCGCCGAGGACGTCCAGCGGATCGGCGGCGATCTCCCTCGCCCCGACGCTCGGAAACAAGAAACCCCGATCGGCTCGCAGGCGTCGAACTGAGACGCCGAGTCGATCGAAAAGCGAGAGGTCCCGCCGAGAACGGAAAACGGCCTTGCCCCCGGGAGGGCAAAGCCGCTAAGATGGCTCCCTCTGAAGTATGGGCGGTGTAGCCAAGTGGTAAGGCATCGGTTTGCAAAACCGTGACCCCGAGTTCGAATCTCGGCACCGCCTCTCAAGTCTTCCTCTCCAATGCCAGGACGGTCGCGGCTGAATCCTGGACTTCCCGAGTCGGCCCTTGCGGGATCGTTTTTCGACTCGCGTTCCTCCGCTCCTCAAGAGCTTGACCGGTCGTCAGTTTCGCGATCCAACCTCATTTGTCGAAAACACTGGAAAAAGTCGATGTGCTCGTCCAGCTCAGGCATGAGGTGGTGGTAGGGGCCTGAGCCTGGAGCGTCCGGAATCGATAGACCGAGTAGCTCGGTTGCGCCTTCCGGTAGGCCGGGCCGGGGTAGAAGGTCCGTTGTTGGAAGTCGGAGATCCACTGCGAGCCGTCGTACATCATCATGTGGCCGTGCGGATGGCCGTCGAATCCATCGATAATGGCGACGTCGCCCTTGGCATAGCCGTTGGCCGGGCTGAAATTCAGCTCGATGAATCCAATCGCCTTGAGGCTTGGTCCATAGTCCTTGGCTGAACCGTGGCGGTTCAATGTGACGCCCCCCGCCTCGATCGCCTCACGGGTGTACTGGGCGCATTGCCCCTGGCTGGTTGACGCCGCGTGCGACTGGAGATGCGTGACCGCTTTGTCCAGGTCCCAACCGTCGCTCATGGGAGGTTCCTTTCGTCCCCGAGTCTCTAGCGCGCTGCCGAGAACGGCCTTACTTCGCTGGATTTGACGATACGTCTCCTCGAGACTTCTATCAATTGAAAATCGCCCCGCCTGACGGCGCGCGCAATTCGAGGCTCGCCCGCGCGGGCTCGAAACGAGCGCCTTGAATCGCTCGATCGCCAAGTTCGGCGCGACCTGGCCAATTGCTGTTTGCATCGTGGCTGACGTCTCTATACCATCCAGGGGTTGAGTAATGACGGGGAAGGGCGAGAATTCCAGGCTGCTCGAGGAGCGTCCAAGATGGCCGTTGATTCCGCGGCACTGATCAAAGTGCTGAACAAGACCTGCTTGAACGCCCTTCAATCCGCCGCGGGGCTGTGCCTGTCGCGGACCAATCCCAGCGTCGAGATCGAGCACTGGCTGGTCAAGCTGGTGGAACAGGCCGACACCGACCTGAACAAGATCTTCCGCCACTTCGAGATCAACCCCTCGAACGTCCTCCGCGAGCTGACGAAGGTCATCGACGGCTTCCGGACGGGCAATCAACGGACGCCGGCGCTCTCCCAGTCGATCGATCGGCTGATCCAGGCCGCGTGGGTCGTCGCGTCGATCCAGTACCAGACCCCCCAGGTCCGCTCGGGCGTCTTGCTGCTGGCCTTGCTCGAACACGAAGAACTCGGGCGATTGGCGCGCAACTCGTCGCGCGAGCTTGCCAAGATCAAGCCCGACCAGCTTCAGCCGAACCTGATCAAGATCACCGCCGGCTCGTGCGAGGACGAGGGCGCCCCCGAGGCCGCGGCGCAAGGCTCCGAGGCCGGCGGACCGTCGACCGGCGTCAGCCGCTCGCCGGCGCTCGACCAGTACACGATCAACCTCACCGAGCGCGCCAAGAAAGGGGAGATCGACCCGGTGATCGGCCGCGAGGCCGAGGTCCGCCAGATGGTCGACATCCTGATCCGTCGCCGTCAGAACAACCCGATCCTCACCGGCGAGGCCGGCGTTGGCAAGACGGCGGTCGTCGAGGGGCTCGCCCGCCGGATCGCCGCCGGCGACGTCCCCCCCGCGCTCAAGAACGTCTCCCTGCGGACCCTCGATCTGGGGCTGCTCCAGGCGGGCGCGGGGGTCAAGGGAGAGTTCGAGAACCGTCTCAAGCAGGTCATCAGTGAGGTCAAGGCTTCGCCGACGCCGATCATCCTGTTCATCGACGAAGCGCACACGATGATCGGGGCGGGGGGGGCCGCCGGCCAGGGCGATGCCGCCAACCTGCTCAAGCCGGCCCTGGCCCGCGGAGAGTTGCGAACCATCGCCGCCACCACCTGGGCCGAATACAAGAAATACTTTGAAAAAGACGCCGCGCTCGCCCGGCGGTTCCAGGTCGTCAAGGTCGACGAGCCCAGCGAAGACGTGGCCGTCCGGATGATGCGCGGGTTGACCGCGATCCTTGAGAAGCATCACGGCGTCCGCATTCTTGAGGAGGCCGTCGAAAGCTCCGTCAAACTGTCCCACCGCTATATTCCGGCCCGGCAGTTGCCCGACAAGTCCGTCAGCCTGCTCGACACGGCCTGCGCCCGGGTCGCCATCGGCCAGAACGCCATCCCGCCGGTCATCGAGGACTGCCGCCGCAACATCGACCACCTCGACCTCGAAATCAGCATCCTCGACAGAGAACGAGCCACGGGTGCCCGCAACGACGAGCAGATCAACGAGCGCCAGGCCGATCTCGAGCAAACCAAGACCCGCCTCGCCGCTTTCGAGACCCGCTGGGAAGACGAGAAGCAGCGGGTCGCCGAGATCCGCGAACTCGCCCAGAAGATCGAGACGCAGTATGGCGCGGAGCGAGCGAAGGTCACGGCCGCCGGCGACGGCGCGGGCTCGGCCTACCAACCGTCTCCCGAGCTGGCCGCGATCCAGGCGGAACTGGTCGGCAAGTCGGCCGACCTGCGGACGCTTCAAGGCGAGGAGCCGCTGATGCAGGTCTTCGTGGACGCCCAGACGATCGCCGAGGTCGTCGCCGGCTGGACCGGCATCCCGGTCGGCAAGATGCTGGCCAACGAAATCCAGACCGTGCTCAACCTCCGCGAGAAGCTCGAACAGCGGGTCATCGGCCAATCGCACGCTCTCGAAGCGATCGCCCAGCGCGTCCGGACGTCGCGCGCCAACCTCACCGACCCGCGCCGGCCGATCGGCGTCTTCCTCCTGGTCGGCTCCAGTGGCGTCGGCAAGACCGAGACCGCACTGGCCCTGGCCGACTCGCTGTACGGCGGCGAGCGGAACTTGATCACGATTAATATGTCGGAATACCAGGAGTCGCACACGGTCTCGGGGCTCAAGGGCTCGCCTCCGGGGTACGTCGGATACG contains:
- the tssH gene encoding type VI secretion system ATPase TssH; this translates as MAVDSAALIKVLNKTCLNALQSAAGLCLSRTNPSVEIEHWLVKLVEQADTDLNKIFRHFEINPSNVLRELTKVIDGFRTGNQRTPALSQSIDRLIQAAWVVASIQYQTPQVRSGVLLLALLEHEELGRLARNSSRELAKIKPDQLQPNLIKITAGSCEDEGAPEAAAQGSEAGGPSTGVSRSPALDQYTINLTERAKKGEIDPVIGREAEVRQMVDILIRRRQNNPILTGEAGVGKTAVVEGLARRIAAGDVPPALKNVSLRTLDLGLLQAGAGVKGEFENRLKQVISEVKASPTPIILFIDEAHTMIGAGGAAGQGDAANLLKPALARGELRTIAATTWAEYKKYFEKDAALARRFQVVKVDEPSEDVAVRMMRGLTAILEKHHGVRILEEAVESSVKLSHRYIPARQLPDKSVSLLDTACARVAIGQNAIPPVIEDCRRNIDHLDLEISILDRERATGARNDEQINERQADLEQTKTRLAAFETRWEDEKQRVAEIRELAQKIETQYGAERAKVTAAGDGAGSAYQPSPELAAIQAELVGKSADLRTLQGEEPLMQVFVDAQTIAEVVAGWTGIPVGKMLANEIQTVLNLREKLEQRVIGQSHALEAIAQRVRTSRANLTDPRRPIGVFLLVGSSGVGKTETALALADSLYGGERNLITINMSEYQESHTVSGLKGSPPGYVGYGEGGVLTEAVRRRPYSVVLLDEVEKAHPDVLELFFQVFDKGTLEDGEGREIDFKNTIILLTSNVGTDTILELCRDSANLPTPEALGEAVWPDLLAARTERGVQIFKQAFLGRLIVVTYYPISDEIMRRIIKLQLGRVARRMRENHNAAFTYSDDLIECISGRCKEVQTGARNVDHILTRSVLPEISQEVLGRMAQAQSITKVHVSVGDDGGFQYAIE